In a genomic window of Hyphomonas sp.:
- a CDS encoding type II 3-dehydroquinate dehydratase, translating into MSKPVYVLGGPNLNLLGSREPEIYGRDTLEDIHQRLRTLAGSTPLELRQTNHEGELVTWIQEASASGSALILNAAAYTHTSIAIHDALKACNIPVIEVHLSNPAARDSFRQVNYVSPAVKATIAGLGAYGYELALMAAKSLTGQEET; encoded by the coding sequence ATGTCCAAGCCCGTATATGTCCTCGGAGGTCCCAACCTCAACCTTCTCGGCTCACGCGAGCCCGAGATATACGGGCGCGACACGCTTGAGGACATTCACCAGCGCCTGCGCACGCTCGCCGGCAGCACACCTCTGGAGCTGCGCCAGACCAATCACGAAGGCGAACTGGTCACCTGGATTCAGGAGGCCTCTGCCAGCGGCTCAGCGCTGATTCTGAACGCTGCTGCATACACGCATACCTCCATTGCAATTCACGATGCCCTGAAGGCGTGCAATATCCCGGTGATTGAAGTCCATTTGTCGAATCCGGCGGCACGAGACTCGTTCCGCCAAGTGAATTACGTTTCCCCCGCCGTTAAGGCCACAATCGCAGGCCTCGGTGCCTATGGTTATGAGCTGGCATTGATGGCGGCCAAGTCCCTGACGGGCCAAGAAGAGACCTGA
- the accB gene encoding acetyl-CoA carboxylase biotin carboxyl carrier protein codes for MSTPKNKLDTGLVRELAAILREADLGEVEVEHDGLRIRVSKPAAPVVQAAVAAPAPVAAAPAPAAAPATTDAPAAAAPAASDKAIKSPMVGTVYLSPEPGAKAFVSVGDKVKKGDTLLLVEAMKTFNPVEADKAGVVKEIYVSDAQPVEYGEALILID; via the coding sequence ATGAGCACACCAAAGAACAAGCTGGATACCGGCCTCGTCCGGGAACTCGCAGCCATCCTGCGGGAAGCAGACCTCGGCGAGGTTGAAGTCGAACATGACGGCCTGCGGATTCGCGTCAGCAAGCCTGCGGCACCCGTCGTCCAGGCTGCCGTTGCCGCTCCGGCGCCTGTCGCCGCTGCGCCCGCACCTGCGGCTGCCCCGGCCACGACTGACGCTCCGGCTGCGGCTGCACCGGCTGCCTCCGACAAGGCGATCAAGTCGCCGATGGTCGGAACGGTCTATCTTTCGCCGGAACCCGGCGCCAAGGCATTTGTCTCGGTAGGTGACAAGGTGAAGAAGGGCGACACGCTCCTCCTCGTCGAGGCAATGAAGACATTCAACCCGGTCGAGGCCGACAAGGCTGGCGTGGTCAAGGAAATCTATGTTTCCGACGCGCAACCCGTTGAATATGGCGAAGCTCTAATCCTGATCGACTAG
- the accC gene encoding acetyl-CoA carboxylase biotin carboxylase subunit, with amino-acid sequence MADQPVIKKVLIANRGEIALRIHRACKEMGLSTVVVHSEADSDAMAVRLADESVCIGPAPSSESYLKKSQILAAAEITGADAIHPGYGFLSENAQFAEMVEAHGLAFIGPTAEHIRIMGDKIAAKQAMIDAGVPCVPGSDGAVSSIADAKKAAKKIGFPVLVKASAGGGGRGMKLAKTEADLENAVRTAKTEAKAAFGDDAVYLEKYLQGPRHIEIQIIADTHGNVAHLWERDCSLQRRNQKVFEEAPSPELNQAQREEIGGICARAMEKLGYRGAGTIEFLYEDGKFYFIEMNTRLQVEHPVTEMITGIDLVREQIRIAEGKKLSFSQQDVMLVGHAIECRINAEHPETFVPSPGLITDFHAPGGPDVRLDSAAYSGYRIPPHYDSLIGKLIVHGRTRRECIMRLRRALQEMVVGGVFTTLDLHRRLVENEDVLAGEYNIHWLEKFLENQS; translated from the coding sequence ATGGCTGACCAACCCGTTATCAAGAAGGTTCTCATCGCCAATCGCGGTGAGATCGCACTTCGGATTCACAGGGCCTGCAAGGAGATGGGCCTGTCGACCGTCGTCGTTCATTCGGAAGCCGACAGTGACGCCATGGCGGTGCGCCTCGCAGACGAGAGTGTCTGTATTGGCCCTGCCCCGTCCTCCGAAAGCTATCTGAAGAAGTCGCAAATTCTCGCCGCTGCCGAGATCACAGGTGCAGACGCCATCCATCCGGGCTACGGCTTCCTGTCGGAGAATGCTCAGTTCGCCGAGATGGTCGAGGCTCATGGCCTGGCCTTCATTGGGCCGACGGCAGAGCATATCCGTATCATGGGTGACAAGATCGCGGCCAAACAGGCCATGATCGATGCCGGTGTCCCCTGTGTGCCAGGATCTGATGGCGCCGTCAGTTCGATTGCCGATGCCAAGAAGGCCGCCAAGAAGATCGGTTTCCCGGTCCTCGTGAAAGCTTCGGCAGGCGGCGGTGGCCGGGGCATGAAGCTCGCCAAGACCGAGGCCGATCTGGAAAACGCGGTCCGCACCGCCAAGACCGAGGCCAAGGCAGCCTTCGGCGACGATGCCGTCTATCTGGAGAAGTATCTTCAGGGCCCGCGTCACATCGAGATCCAGATCATTGCGGACACGCATGGAAATGTCGCCCATCTCTGGGAACGCGACTGTTCGCTTCAGCGTCGCAACCAGAAAGTCTTCGAAGAGGCGCCCTCACCCGAGCTCAACCAGGCACAACGGGAAGAGATCGGCGGTATCTGCGCCCGTGCCATGGAGAAGCTTGGCTATCGCGGTGCCGGCACGATTGAGTTCCTCTACGAGGACGGCAAGTTCTATTTCATCGAAATGAATACGCGCCTGCAGGTCGAACACCCGGTTACCGAGATGATCACCGGGATCGATCTTGTCCGGGAACAGATCCGTATTGCCGAGGGCAAGAAGCTGTCGTTCAGCCAGCAGGACGTGATGCTGGTGGGCCACGCCATCGAATGCCGCATCAATGCCGAGCATCCTGAAACCTTTGTGCCGTCACCCGGCCTCATCACCGATTTCCATGCCCCGGGCGGTCCCGATGTTCGGCTCGATAGCGCTGCCTATTCCGGCTACCGGATCCCGCCGCACTACGACTCCCTGATCGGGAAGCTGATCGTTCACGGACGAACCCGCCGGGAATGCATCATGCGGCTGCGTCGGGCGCTTCAGGAAATGGTCGTTGGCGGCGTGTTCACCACGCTGGACCTGCATCGCAGGCTGGTTGAGAACGAGGACGTCCTGGCCGGAGAATACAATATCCACTGGCTCGAAAAGTTTCTTGAAAATCAAAGCTGA
- the aat gene encoding leucyl/phenylalanyl-tRNA--protein transferase translates to MSQRFSTSDLLACYRRGIFPMGDARNDPNLFLVDPDMRGIIPLDGFHVPKRLMRKVKQEPFRVTVDQAFTRVMEMCAESAAGRESTWINSPILNLYSALHREGHAHSIECWDGDQLVGGLYGVALGGAFFGESMFSRATDASKIALVHLVAHLLEDGFVLLDAQFHNPHLEQFGLIEIPRADFKQLLKEALKIDARFYSNSVSSSSARGASFTGSGAAQRITQIS, encoded by the coding sequence ATGTCACAACGGTTTTCGACATCGGACCTGCTTGCCTGTTATCGACGTGGGATCTTTCCCATGGGCGATGCGCGCAACGATCCGAACCTGTTTCTTGTCGACCCCGACATGCGCGGCATCATCCCCCTGGACGGGTTTCACGTTCCGAAACGCCTGATGCGCAAGGTGAAGCAGGAACCGTTCCGGGTCACCGTTGATCAGGCCTTCACCCGGGTCATGGAGATGTGCGCCGAAAGCGCGGCAGGCCGGGAGAGCACCTGGATCAATTCTCCGATCCTGAATCTCTACAGCGCGCTGCACCGCGAGGGCCACGCCCATTCGATCGAGTGCTGGGACGGGGACCAATTGGTCGGAGGGCTTTATGGCGTTGCGCTCGGAGGTGCCTTCTTCGGAGAGAGCATGTTTTCACGGGCGACGGACGCCTCGAAGATCGCCCTGGTCCACTTGGTCGCCCATCTTCTCGAAGACGGCTTCGTGCTGCTCGATGCCCAGTTCCACAATCCGCACCTGGAACAGTTCGGCCTGATCGAGATTCCCCGGGCAGACTTCAAACAATTGCTGAAGGAGGCGCTCAAGATCGACGCGCGCTTCTATTCGAATTCGGTCTCGTCGTCCTCAGCGCGGGGCGCAAGCTTTACCGGATCCGGGGCCGCACAACGGATCACCCAGATATCATAG
- a CDS encoding DUF2155 domain-containing protein, with protein MRSFAFTLLASVLAVGAAQAANFVQKDTATLRALDKITGRSTDIEVKVGEPVVFGSLKVELQVCYQTPPEEAPESAAFLKIASTQPVAVETMEAAVDAEDVETVSEENPELFSGWMYASSPGLSALEHPVYDIWVIRCAAPDPVKLAPRAEDDETEFE; from the coding sequence ATGCGAAGCTTCGCCTTCACCTTGCTGGCGTCGGTTCTTGCGGTGGGCGCCGCGCAGGCTGCCAACTTCGTCCAGAAGGACACTGCAACCTTGCGGGCGCTGGACAAGATTACCGGCCGGTCCACCGACATCGAAGTGAAAGTGGGCGAGCCGGTCGTGTTCGGGTCCCTGAAAGTGGAATTGCAGGTCTGTTACCAGACGCCGCCGGAAGAAGCCCCGGAAAGCGCGGCCTTCCTGAAGATCGCATCGACCCAGCCTGTTGCCGTCGAAACGATGGAAGCGGCCGTTGATGCCGAAGATGTCGAGACAGTGAGCGAAGAGAACCCTGAACTCTTCTCCGGCTGGATGTATGCGTCCTCGCCGGGCCTCAGCGCGCTCGAACATCCGGTCTATGATATCTGGGTGATCCGTTGTGCGGCCCCGGATCCGGTAAAGCTTGCGCCCCGCGCTGAGGACGACGAGACCGAATTCGAATAG
- the mlaD gene encoding outer membrane lipid asymmetry maintenance protein MlaD has protein sequence MRESLFETLVGAAVVAVAGTFLWFAMDRGGDGQTQGDQYDVTARFNNVSGISRGTDVRIAGVKAGIVKSIEGDPDRFEAVVTMSLDEKWALPEDTDARVSTDGLLGGAYVALEPGGSFDNIPQDGSGEITFTRGSVDLLTLFASFASGSGDGGDSSAGDAGSASDDAYPVEDYE, from the coding sequence ATGCGTGAATCCCTGTTCGAAACCCTGGTCGGAGCGGCCGTCGTCGCAGTGGCGGGCACATTCCTCTGGTTCGCGATGGATCGCGGCGGGGACGGCCAAACGCAGGGCGATCAGTATGACGTGACGGCACGCTTCAACAATGTTTCAGGCATTTCGCGGGGCACCGATGTGCGCATCGCCGGCGTGAAGGCCGGCATCGTGAAAAGCATCGAGGGCGACCCGGACCGGTTCGAGGCCGTGGTCACGATGAGCCTGGACGAAAAATGGGCCCTGCCGGAAGACACCGACGCACGGGTGTCGACCGATGGCCTGCTGGGCGGGGCCTATGTCGCGCTGGAGCCGGGCGGCAGCTTTGACAACATCCCGCAGGACGGATCCGGTGAGATCACATTCACACGCGGCAGCGTCGACCTGCTGACCCTGTTTGCGTCTTTCGCGTCAGGCAGCGGAGATGGCGGTGACAGTTCGGCCGGGGATGCCGGTTCGGCCAGCGATGATGCCTATCCGGTAGAGGATTACGAGTGA
- a CDS encoding NADH:ubiquinone oxidoreductase subunit NDUFA12: protein MLKQIFTWWSGHTLGAAFDIKRRSAYVGTDEYGNRYFEERKASLEGRKRRYVMYKGLAEPSKVPADWHGWLHHTVEEPPTKTPLTRRDWETDHKPNMTGTPYATKPKGSLSSGMARQKASGDYEAWTPDA from the coding sequence ATGCTGAAACAGATTTTCACCTGGTGGAGCGGGCACACGCTCGGAGCCGCTTTCGACATCAAGCGGCGCTCGGCCTATGTCGGCACCGATGAGTATGGCAATCGGTATTTCGAGGAACGCAAGGCGTCCCTGGAAGGTCGTAAACGCCGTTATGTGATGTACAAGGGCCTGGCCGAGCCGTCCAAAGTGCCGGCAGACTGGCATGGTTGGCTTCACCACACCGTCGAGGAGCCGCCGACGAAGACCCCCCTGACTCGCCGGGACTGGGAAACCGATCACAAGCCGAACATGACCGGCACCCCTTATGCCACCAAGCCCAAGGGCAGCCTGTCGTCCGGCATGGCGCGCCAGAAGGCGAGCGGCGACTATGAGGCCTGGACTCCAGATGCGTGA
- a CDS encoding pentapeptide repeat-containing protein, giving the protein MTRLVYAFLSASAFCGAAMTAEAQSQPVAWSPGYAGACGECDLSGKNLTGWTLTGGNYASARLEYAFMRGVQAGNANFENAEATSADMRGAILTSARFSGATMADARLQGVQATGTDFRSANVRGANFQAALLVGANFASADLTGARLEQADLSGANLTGAWLNESVITGAVFNGANMTGAQLVNADIAGASFRDVRFIDADLTGVTGAEAAEFSGACVSLSTLLPETLALPLCGASTSPAPATIASK; this is encoded by the coding sequence ATGACGCGCTTGGTTTATGCCTTCCTGTCCGCATCGGCCTTCTGCGGCGCTGCGATGACCGCAGAAGCCCAGAGCCAGCCGGTTGCATGGTCGCCCGGTTATGCCGGTGCCTGTGGGGAATGCGACCTGTCCGGCAAGAATCTGACCGGCTGGACCCTGACCGGCGGCAATTATGCCAGCGCCCGGCTCGAATACGCCTTTATGCGCGGTGTGCAAGCCGGCAATGCCAATTTCGAAAATGCCGAAGCAACCAGTGCCGACATGCGCGGGGCAATCCTGACCTCTGCACGATTCTCGGGCGCCACCATGGCTGACGCACGCCTGCAGGGCGTTCAGGCCACGGGCACCGACTTTCGCAGCGCCAATGTGCGCGGCGCAAACTTCCAGGCAGCGCTCCTGGTCGGGGCAAATTTCGCCTCTGCAGATCTGACAGGGGCGCGTCTCGAACAGGCTGACCTGTCAGGCGCCAATCTCACCGGCGCATGGCTCAATGAGTCCGTAATCACCGGCGCCGTCTTCAATGGAGCGAACATGACCGGCGCCCAGCTGGTCAATGCAGATATCGCCGGCGCATCCTTCCGCGATGTCCGGTTCATCGACGCCGATCTGACTGGCGTCACAGGTGCTGAGGCAGCTGAATTCTCGGGCGCGTGCGTCTCGCTCAGCACCCTCTTGCCGGAGACGCTGGCCCTGCCGCTCTGCGGCGCCAGCACCAGCCCGGCGCCCGCCACGATTGCCAGCAAATAG